A DNA window from Heliomicrobium undosum contains the following coding sequences:
- a CDS encoding 2-isopropylmalate synthase, with amino-acid sequence MKRLYIFDTTLRDGEQSLGITLNLKEKLEIAHQLVRLGVDVIELGFPASSPGDFESVQTIARELKGVTVCGLSRCVAKDIDRCAEALKDAESPRIHTGIAVSALHMEKKLQMRPDQVIEAAAAAVRHAKSYISDVEFFAEDAFRSDHDFLVQVLTRVIEAGATVVNVPDTVGYATPWEYGELIAYVKNNVPNIDRARLSIHCHNDLGMATANSLAGIKAGADQVEGTINGIGERAGNTSLEEVIMAIYTQKQRYDVQHRINTREIAPTSRLVSMITGVPVPAHKAIVGANAYMHASGIHQDGVLKEKQTYEIIDPEIIGVPRNRIVLSARSGRHALKHRLEELGYSSQTVDMEQVYQAFLRLADQKQEVYDEDLHMLMGAGGPEASRYRLKRISVVTNGHVSENDTGADDAIPGTTTGASAATATATATVTLEIDGAQTTDAAAGNGPVDAVFKAIDRITGKAIRLEDYNLRSVSRGAEALGNATVKIRTGDNPSVMGRGVSTDIIEASAKAYVDALSKLR; translated from the coding sequence ATGAAGAGGCTGTACATCTTCGACACCACCTTGCGGGACGGAGAACAATCGTTAGGAATCACCTTAAACCTGAAAGAGAAACTGGAGATCGCCCACCAACTGGTCCGTTTGGGCGTTGATGTGATTGAACTGGGCTTTCCTGCTTCATCACCGGGGGACTTCGAATCGGTCCAAACCATCGCCAGAGAACTGAAAGGCGTCACCGTCTGCGGCCTGTCGCGCTGTGTCGCCAAAGATATCGACCGTTGCGCTGAGGCGCTCAAAGACGCTGAGTCGCCCCGGATTCACACCGGCATCGCTGTGTCAGCGCTGCACATGGAGAAGAAGTTGCAGATGCGCCCTGATCAGGTGATCGAGGCGGCCGCCGCAGCCGTGCGACACGCCAAGTCCTATATAAGTGACGTTGAATTCTTCGCCGAAGACGCTTTCCGGAGCGACCACGACTTTTTGGTGCAGGTGTTGACAAGAGTGATTGAGGCGGGAGCGACGGTCGTCAACGTGCCCGACACAGTCGGCTACGCCACGCCCTGGGAATATGGCGAACTGATCGCCTACGTGAAAAACAATGTTCCCAACATCGACCGGGCACGCCTCAGCATCCACTGCCACAACGACCTGGGCATGGCGACAGCCAACTCCCTGGCCGGCATCAAGGCCGGCGCCGACCAGGTCGAAGGCACGATTAACGGCATCGGTGAGCGGGCCGGCAACACATCGCTGGAAGAGGTGATCATGGCCATCTACACGCAAAAACAGCGGTACGATGTCCAGCACCGGATCAATACGCGGGAGATCGCGCCGACGAGCCGCCTCGTCTCCATGATCACCGGCGTCCCTGTGCCCGCCCACAAGGCGATTGTCGGCGCCAACGCCTATATGCACGCCTCGGGCATCCACCAGGACGGCGTGCTCAAGGAAAAGCAGACTTATGAGATCATCGACCCGGAAATCATCGGCGTGCCGAGAAACCGGATCGTGCTCAGCGCCCGTTCCGGCCGTCACGCATTAAAACACCGGCTGGAAGAACTGGGCTACAGTTCCCAGACGGTAGACATGGAGCAGGTCTACCAGGCGTTCCTGCGCCTGGCCGACCAGAAGCAAGAGGTCTATGACGAGGATCTGCACATGTTGATGGGCGCAGGCGGGCCGGAGGCGAGCCGTTATCGACTCAAGCGCATCTCTGTCGTAACAAACGGTCACGTCTCAGAGAATGATACTGGCGCTGATGATGCGATTCCCGGTACTACTACCGGCGCCAGCGCCGCAACCGCAACGGCCACCGCCACAGTGACACTCGAAATCGACGGTGCCCAGACCACCGATGCCGCCGCAGGCAATGGTCCTGTCGACGCCGTCTTTAAGGCCATCGACCGAATTACCGGCAAAGCCATCCGCTTGGAAGATTACAACCTT